In Geminocystis sp. NIES-3709, a single genomic region encodes these proteins:
- a CDS encoding alpha-mannosidase yields MNLQKVILTLKSLTELEIQNNWFYLDRDLDNSPINIDQNWQKGIVNEKNYLVWEKGNQVRWFAQKIIIPKSLNNNYPLDSLSLRIALTWWAELAQIFVNGKLVCEGDLFDCSSRILFTEKVNIGEEYIISLRLVSPSHDIGGLMASKCLYESNYNDIDPSFIANELTILEKYINQFYPEKNTFLEEEVSKINWNVINNQSLFRQELANLRNRLLPLSNYIKERNFYLLGHAHLDMAWLWTLEETYEVAQRTFNSVLNLQKNYSYLTFGHTTAYLYKWIENHNLPLFTQIQQAVKNNLWEILGGMWVEPDVNLISGESLVRQLLYGQKYFLEKFGKYNNIAWLPDTFGFPWQLPQILQQAEINYFVTGKLHWNDTNKFPYGCFWWQSPDGSRIFSLMSPPNVAGVMDTNPLTMTNYSVDWENQTGLKDVFWLPGVGDHGGGPTRDMLEVGKRYDRSPFFPKLNFTTAQEYLEKISSISCDNLPVWNNELYLELHRGCYTTHGDQKYFNRYSEKLLYQAELFSTIANILSRKFKQKLNINADHQKRIKENWQKVLLNQFHDILPGTSITPVFTEANQLWQEIINDTESILQDSLTSITSYINFDKISQKNYQIIVIFNSLNWQRSEIIEIDINNDNGILYNVFDENGKSLKTQISKDGKLLFFAKNIPSIGYKSFYLKSNETEKITSFIEEKNVLNNENYILENQYIKVNIDIETGNIISFYDKINNQEVLNGYGNELQLFEDKGQYWDAWNIDPHYQNYPLENPTLTSIKWLEKGLLRQIIRIEKTFNRSSFIQDYILNFNTPILTIKNKVHWQEDYTLLKVNFPLKIESNFVTYDIACGNIKRTTKPETDREKAQWEVCGHYWADLSNNNYGVSLLNDCKYGYDSKPNQLRLTLLRSPKWPDEKCDRVTPLGEQGYHEFSYSLYPHKNDWKKGNTVKKGYELNVPLQILFLDKKKAQLSVLPTTTELIKINADNLILMALKITEEDSNKILFRGYECYGDYCDFTFKSILDFSLKTRVNLLEHPVKNQNQKIKPYQIFSFICE; encoded by the coding sequence ATGAATCTACAAAAAGTAATTTTAACTCTCAAAAGTTTAACAGAATTAGAAATACAGAATAATTGGTTTTATCTCGATCGAGATTTAGATAATTCACCCATAAATATAGATCAAAATTGGCAAAAAGGTATAGTTAATGAAAAAAATTATTTAGTTTGGGAAAAAGGTAATCAAGTCAGATGGTTTGCTCAAAAAATTATAATTCCTAAAAGTTTAAATAATAATTATCCTTTAGATAGTTTAAGTTTAAGAATTGCCCTAACATGGTGGGCAGAATTAGCACAAATTTTTGTCAATGGTAAATTGGTTTGTGAAGGAGATTTATTTGATTGTTCTAGTAGAATTTTATTCACAGAAAAAGTAAATATTGGGGAAGAATATATTATTAGTTTACGATTAGTTAGTCCTAGTCATGATATTGGTGGTTTAATGGCTTCTAAATGCCTTTATGAGAGTAATTATAATGATATTGATCCTAGTTTTATAGCGAATGAATTAACTATTTTAGAAAAATATATCAATCAATTTTATCCTGAAAAAAATACTTTTTTAGAAGAAGAAGTTAGTAAAATTAATTGGAATGTAATTAATAATCAGTCTTTATTTAGACAAGAATTAGCTAACTTAAGAAATCGTCTTTTACCCCTATCTAACTATATTAAAGAAAGAAACTTTTATTTACTAGGTCATGCTCATTTGGATATGGCTTGGTTATGGACTTTAGAAGAAACCTATGAAGTTGCTCAACGGACTTTTAATTCTGTTTTAAATCTTCAAAAAAACTATTCTTATTTAACTTTTGGTCATACAACTGCCTATCTATATAAATGGATAGAAAATCATAATTTGCCATTATTTACTCAAATTCAACAAGCTGTTAAAAATAATTTATGGGAAATTTTAGGAGGAATGTGGGTTGAACCTGATGTAAATTTAATTAGTGGAGAATCTCTAGTTAGACAGTTATTATATGGGCAAAAATATTTTTTAGAAAAGTTTGGTAAATATAACAATATAGCATGGTTACCTGATACTTTTGGTTTTCCTTGGCAGTTACCACAAATTTTACAACAAGCAGAAATTAATTACTTTGTAACAGGCAAATTACACTGGAATGATACAAATAAATTTCCTTATGGTTGTTTTTGGTGGCAATCTCCTGATGGTAGTCGTATTTTTAGCTTGATGTCTCCTCCTAATGTTGCCGGAGTGATGGATACCAATCCTCTTACCATGACTAACTATAGTGTAGATTGGGAGAACCAGACGGGGTTAAAAGATGTGTTTTGGCTTCCGGGAGTGGGAGATCATGGAGGAGGCCCGACTCGTGATATGTTAGAGGTAGGAAAACGTTACGATCGATCTCCTTTTTTTCCTAAGTTAAATTTTACAACTGCTCAAGAATATTTAGAAAAAATTAGCAGTATTTCTTGTGACAATTTACCTGTTTGGAATAATGAACTTTACTTAGAATTACATAGAGGTTGTTATACAACTCATGGAGATCAAAAATACTTTAATCGCTACTCAGAAAAACTATTATATCAAGCAGAACTATTTTCAACTATTGCGAATATTTTATCTCGAAAATTTAAACAAAAATTAAACATAAATGCTGATCATCAAAAAAGAATAAAAGAAAATTGGCAAAAAGTTTTATTAAATCAATTTCATGATATTTTACCCGGTACTTCTATAACTCCAGTTTTCACTGAAGCAAATCAACTTTGGCAAGAAATTATTAATGATACTGAATCTATTTTACAAGATTCTTTAACCTCGATCACCTCTTATATAAATTTTGATAAAATTTCACAAAAAAACTATCAAATAATAGTAATTTTTAATTCTTTAAATTGGCAACGATCGGAAATTATTGAAATAGATATTAACAATGATAATGGAATATTATATAATGTATTTGATGAGAATGGAAAATCATTAAAAACTCAAATTTCCAAAGACGGTAAACTATTATTTTTTGCTAAAAATATTCCTAGTATCGGTTATAAATCATTTTATCTTAAATCTAATGAAACAGAAAAAATAACTTCTTTCATTGAGGAAAAAAATGTTTTAAATAATGAGAATTATATTTTAGAAAATCAATATATCAAGGTTAATATCGATATAGAGACAGGAAATATAATTAGTTTTTATGACAAAATCAATAATCAAGAAGTTTTAAATGGTTATGGTAATGAATTACAATTATTCGAGGATAAGGGGCAATATTGGGATGCGTGGAATATTGATCCTCATTATCAAAATTATCCCCTAGAAAATCCGACTTTAACATCTATTAAATGGTTAGAAAAAGGATTATTAAGACAAATCATAAGAATAGAAAAAACTTTTAATCGATCGAGTTTTATTCAGGATTATATTTTAAACTTTAATACTCCTATATTAACCATAAAAAATAAAGTTCATTGGCAAGAGGACTATACTTTATTAAAAGTTAATTTTCCTTTAAAAATAGAAAGTAATTTTGTTACTTATGACATTGCCTGTGGCAATATTAAACGAACAACAAAACCTGAAACAGACAGAGAAAAAGCACAATGGGAAGTTTGCGGACATTATTGGGCAGATTTAAGTAATAATAATTATGGTGTAAGTTTGCTTAATGATTGTAAATATGGTTATGACAGTAAGCCAAATCAATTAAGATTAACTTTATTGCGTAGTCCAAAATGGCCAGATGAAAAATGTGATCGTGTAACGCCACTTGGTGAACAAGGTTATCATGAATTTAGTTATAGTTTATATCCTCATAAAAATGATTGGAAAAAAGGGAATACTGTTAAAAAAGGTTATGAATTAAATGTACCTTTACAAATTTTATTTTTAGATAAGAAAAAAGCACAATTATCAGTTTTACCTACTACTACTGAATTAATCAAAATAAATGCAGATAATTTAATCTTAATGGCATTAAAAATAACAGAAGAAGATTCTAATAAAATTCTTTTTCGAGGTTATGAATGTTATGGAGATTATTGTGATTTTACTTTTAAAAGCATATTAGATTTTTCCCTCAAAACTAGAGTTAATTTATTAGAACATCCCGTTAAAAATCAAAATCAAAAAATTAAACCCTATCAAATTTTTAGTTTTATTTGTGAATAA
- a CDS encoding GNAT family N-acetyltransferase, producing MTIIIRNIQPSDYKVIISVIDEWWHGRKMRDMLPKLFFIHFQETSFIVEKENKIIGFLIGFLSQTHSEEAYIHFSGIDPNFRQQGLGNSLYHKFFQVVQKYDRKRVKCVTSPLNKNSIAFHLRLGFEIEKGNATEKDISYHLNYDGDGEHRVLFIKQL from the coding sequence ATGACAATTATAATTCGCAATATACAACCTTCTGATTATAAAGTGATTATTTCAGTGATTGATGAATGGTGGCATGGGAGAAAGATGAGAGATATGTTACCTAAACTTTTTTTTATTCATTTTCAAGAAACCAGTTTTATTGTGGAAAAAGAAAATAAAATAATTGGATTTTTAATCGGTTTTTTATCTCAAACTCATTCAGAAGAAGCATATATTCATTTCAGCGGAATTGATCCTAATTTTCGTCAACAAGGTTTAGGAAATTCTTTATATCACAAATTTTTTCAAGTAGTTCAAAAATACGATCGTAAACGAGTAAAATGTGTAACGTCTCCTCTTAATAAAAATTCGATCGCTTTTCATTTACGCTTAGGATTTGAGATAGAAAAAGGAAATGCTACCGAAAAAGATATTTCCTACCACTTAAACTATGATGGAGATGGAGAGCATCGAGTATTATTTATTAAACAGTTATAA
- the rsfS gene encoding ribosome silencing factor → MTKSHLQIDNYCSDQKINLSDTNISSKDLALIIAEAGDDRKADNIVLLNVEKMSYLADYFVIMTGFSQPQLRAISLSIEDEVYKKVNRNPRRIEGKNEGNWILHDYGDVIAHIFLPEARQFYDLEAFWGSAEKTLFKAISN, encoded by the coding sequence ATGACAAAATCACATTTACAAATCGATAACTATTGTTCCGATCAAAAAATCAATTTATCAGACACGAATATTAGCAGTAAGGATTTAGCCTTAATTATTGCTGAGGCAGGAGACGATCGAAAAGCGGATAATATTGTTTTATTAAACGTGGAAAAAATGTCTTACTTGGCAGATTATTTTGTGATTATGACGGGATTTTCTCAACCACAATTAAGAGCAATTTCTTTGTCGATCGAGGACGAAGTATATAAAAAAGTAAATCGTAATCCTAGAAGAATTGAAGGAAAAAACGAAGGAAACTGGATTCTTCACGACTATGGTGACGTAATCGCCCATATTTTCTTGCCTGAAGCCCGACAATTTTATGACTTAGAGGCTTTTTGGGGAAGTGCAGAAAAAACTCTGTTTAAAGCAATTAGCAATTAG
- a CDS encoding DUF2062 domain-containing protein — MIKTRCSQNSKKQRKLRSIKRYWQYYRLRLLRLKEHPHKIARGFAAGVFAGCFPFIGLQFVMAIIFALLIRGNKFTAILGTWISNPFTSVPLFLFNFQVGKLVLSLFINNSDLHFNWDSFAEVKDLGTEIIVTLLFGSLLVGLCFSSIAYYLIIDLLKKRKNP; from the coding sequence ATGATAAAAACTCGATGTAGTCAAAACTCTAAAAAACAACGAAAATTACGATCGATAAAAAGATATTGGCAGTATTACAGATTAAGACTATTAAGGTTAAAAGAACATCCTCACAAAATAGCGAGAGGTTTTGCCGCAGGGGTTTTTGCTGGTTGTTTTCCTTTTATTGGCTTACAGTTTGTTATGGCAATAATTTTCGCTTTACTTATTCGAGGTAATAAGTTTACAGCTATTCTCGGTACATGGATTAGTAACCCTTTTACTTCTGTTCCTTTATTTTTGTTTAATTTTCAAGTTGGTAAATTGGTTCTTAGTTTATTTATTAATAATAGTGATTTACATTTTAACTGGGATTCTTTCGCAGAGGTTAAAGATTTGGGAACAGAAATTATAGTTACTTTATTATTTGGATCTCTGCTTGTTGGTTTATGTTTTAGCTCGATCGCCTATTATTTAATTATAGATTTGCTGAAAAAACGTAAAAACCCTTAA
- a CDS encoding GH116 family glycosyl hydrolase, with the protein MLKIELPNIPPSAWQCEIGKIWEKPYTVRYASNLDDGANHGMPLGGFGSGCIGRGVNGDFNLWHIDGGNHIFKALSACQFSVFEQVEGESPQVYAMSTTPPDNGSLSSWAWYPQGQGTYSALYPRSWFDYQGVFKSHLICEQFSPIWGGSYQEASYPVAVFDWSIHNPTDKEITLSIMFSWQNSVGWFTNTIKSPTVKVRDDGSPEYEYQPRWGDSTGNLNQWIQDNFRVGCLFDRIRMNDEPQEGEGQFAIASVTNPTLEVFYHSRWNPKGDGSELWDYFAMNGTLPDYQDETPAEPGEQIAGAMAIRFTIKPGKTKKIPFVLAWDFPVTEFAQGINYYRRYTDFFGRNGKNAWSIVRTALKHSDMWQNRINEWQKPILIRSNLPDWLKMALFNELYLLADGGSLWTAATENDPVGQFGVLECIDYRWYESLDVRLYGSFSMIMLWPRLDKSILEAFSHAISHSDDTPRIIGYNRASAIRKAKGATPHDLGAPNEHPWEKTNYTSYQDCNLWKDLGCDFVLQVYRDYLFTGSQDQDFLWECWDSIVETLHYVKGFDLDGDGIPENSGAPDQTFDDWRLQGISAYCGGLWIVSLEAAIAIGKILMANPPMNPNLQPDDFPEGIRSSIEIFADWLAKSRAIYHQTLWNGEYYNLDSQSGSDVVMADQLSGQFYAQILGLPDVVESEYVRSTLNKVYDACFLKFHDGKFGIANGLKPDGKPMKENDTHPLEVWTGINYGIVAFMILNGMKEEGLKVAETVVKQVYENGLQFRTPEAITAVGTFRASHYLRAMAIWAIYHVLNK; encoded by the coding sequence ATGCTTAAAATCGAATTACCAAATATTCCACCTTCAGCTTGGCAATGTGAAATTGGCAAAATTTGGGAAAAGCCTTATACTGTTCGTTATGCCAGTAATCTCGATGATGGTGCTAATCATGGAATGCCATTGGGAGGATTTGGTAGCGGTTGTATTGGTAGAGGCGTTAACGGTGACTTTAATCTCTGGCATATTGACGGCGGTAATCATATTTTTAAGGCTTTATCTGCTTGTCAGTTTAGTGTATTTGAGCAAGTAGAAGGAGAATCTCCCCAAGTTTACGCTATGAGTACCACTCCTCCTGACAATGGTAGTTTATCTAGCTGGGCATGGTATCCTCAAGGGCAAGGTACTTATTCTGCTTTGTATCCCCGTAGTTGGTTTGACTATCAAGGGGTTTTTAAATCTCATCTAATTTGTGAGCAATTTTCTCCTATTTGGGGAGGCAGTTATCAAGAGGCAAGTTATCCTGTAGCGGTATTTGATTGGAGTATCCATAATCCCACGGATAAAGAAATTACTCTTAGTATCATGTTTTCATGGCAAAATAGCGTCGGTTGGTTTACTAATACCATAAAAAGCCCTACGGTTAAAGTTCGTGATGATGGTAGCCCTGAGTATGAATATCAACCTCGGTGGGGGGATAGCACGGGGAATCTTAATCAGTGGATTCAAGATAATTTTAGAGTAGGTTGTCTATTCGATCGAATACGCATGAATGATGAGCCCCAAGAAGGAGAAGGACAATTTGCGATCGCTAGTGTTACCAATCCTACCTTAGAGGTGTTTTATCATAGTCGATGGAATCCTAAAGGAGATGGTAGTGAGTTATGGGATTATTTTGCCATGAACGGAACATTGCCAGACTACCAAGATGAGACACCCGCAGAGCCGGGAGAACAAATTGCCGGGGCTATGGCGATTAGATTTACTATTAAGCCGGGTAAAACGAAGAAAATTCCGTTTGTTTTAGCATGGGATTTCCCCGTCACTGAATTTGCTCAAGGAATCAACTATTATCGCCGTTATACAGACTTTTTCGGTAGAAATGGTAAAAATGCTTGGTCGATCGTGCGTACTGCTTTAAAACATAGTGATATGTGGCAAAATCGCATCAATGAATGGCAAAAACCCATTTTAATACGATCGAATTTACCCGATTGGCTCAAGATGGCATTATTTAACGAGTTATATTTACTTGCCGATGGTGGTAGTTTATGGACTGCGGCTACAGAAAATGATCCTGTGGGACAGTTTGGGGTGTTAGAATGTATTGATTATCGATGGTATGAAAGTTTAGATGTGAGGCTTTATGGTTCGTTTTCTATGATCATGCTTTGGCCTCGTTTAGATAAGTCAATTTTAGAGGCTTTTAGTCATGCCATTTCTCACTCTGACGATACTCCTCGTATTATCGGTTATAACCGTGCTAGTGCCATTAGAAAGGCGAAAGGAGCAACTCCCCACGACTTAGGTGCGCCTAATGAACACCCTTGGGAAAAAACTAACTATACTAGCTATCAAGATTGTAATTTATGGAAGGATCTCGGTTGCGATTTTGTTCTGCAAGTCTATCGAGATTATCTTTTTACGGGAAGTCAAGATCAAGATTTTCTGTGGGAATGTTGGGATAGTATTGTGGAAACCCTCCATTATGTAAAAGGTTTTGATTTAGACGGTGACGGTATTCCTGAAAATTCAGGGGCACCAGATCAAACTTTTGATGATTGGCGATTACAAGGTATTAGTGCCTATTGTGGTGGTTTATGGATTGTTTCTCTTGAAGCGGCTATCGCTATTGGTAAAATTTTGATGGCAAATCCTCCCATGAATCCTAATTTACAACCTGATGATTTCCCTGAAGGTATTAGAAGTTCGATCGAAATTTTTGCTGATTGGTTAGCAAAATCAAGGGCAATTTATCATCAAACTCTGTGGAATGGTGAATACTATAACTTAGATAGTCAGAGTGGTTCTGATGTAGTTATGGCGGATCAACTTTCAGGACAATTTTATGCCCAGATTTTAGGATTACCTGATGTGGTAGAATCTGAGTATGTTCGATCGACTTTAAATAAGGTTTATGATGCTTGTTTTTTGAAATTTCATGACGGTAAATTTGGTATTGCCAACGGTTTAAAACCAGACGGGAAACCCATGAAAGAAAATGATACTCATCCTCTGGAAGTATGGACAGGTATTAATTATGGCATCGTTGCTTTTATGATACTTAACGGCATGAAAGAAGAAGGCTTGAAAGTAGCAGAAACGGTAGTTAAACAAGTTTATGAAAATGGGTTACAATTTCGTACCCCTGAAGCCATAACCGCAGTCGGTACATTTCGTGCCAGTCATTATTTACGTGCCATGGCGATTTGGGCAATTTATCATGTTTTAAATAAATAA
- the dndC gene encoding DNA phosphorothioation system sulfurtransferase DndC, with the protein MNSTSIQIPLFPPRSLEELIGDINILTAEIQELYCQDYLPWIIGYSGGKDSSCILQLIWNAIAALPEQKRQKKIYVISTDTQVENPIVAHWVKGCLKRMEIAAKEQKMPFEPHLLTPAVKDTFWVCLMGKGYPAPRHGFRWCTDRMKIQPADNFIRETVRNHGEIILVLGVRKAESATRAKNMEKHAKGRFRDRLNLNSHVPNSYIYTPIENWRTDEVWLYLLQWKNPWGGDNQDLFTMYRGATADNECPLVVDTSTPSCGDSRFGCWVCTMVSKDKSMEAMIQNDEEKEWLQPLLDIRNELDIRDDRDKRDFRRIYGKVELFERNLEGTTSIEPIPGPYVKKWREHWLRKVLEAEVSIRKFAPPEFQEIKLITTEELSEIRRIWLEEKHEFDDSLPRIYQEVKNEEFIDPRIGAGNSLLGKEEWEILQDLCEDEMELELMTKLLDIERQYFTKIRRIGIYQALEKCFETSSRSKEEAIANAHYIREIKNAAKQGDVKTLQQKLTWGNVKFAQKENPS; encoded by the coding sequence ATGAATAGTACCAGTATCCAAATTCCTCTTTTTCCCCCTCGCAGTTTAGAAGAATTGATTGGTGATATTAATATTTTAACTGCTGAAATTCAGGAATTATATTGTCAAGATTATCTGCCTTGGATTATCGGCTACAGTGGCGGAAAAGATAGTTCTTGTATTCTACAATTAATTTGGAATGCGATCGCAGCGTTACCGGAACAAAAACGTCAGAAAAAAATTTATGTAATTAGTACAGATACTCAAGTAGAAAATCCTATCGTAGCTCATTGGGTAAAAGGTTGTCTTAAACGAATGGAAATCGCCGCTAAAGAACAAAAAATGCCCTTTGAACCTCATTTACTCACTCCTGCGGTTAAAGACACTTTCTGGGTTTGTTTAATGGGCAAAGGCTATCCCGCTCCCCGTCATGGTTTTCGATGGTGTACTGACAGAATGAAAATTCAACCTGCGGATAATTTTATTAGGGAAACCGTGCGCAATCATGGAGAAATAATTCTTGTATTGGGGGTTAGAAAAGCTGAGAGTGCCACTAGGGCAAAAAATATGGAAAAACACGCTAAAGGTAGATTTCGTGACCGTTTAAACCTCAATTCTCATGTACCTAATTCCTATATCTACACTCCGATCGAAAATTGGCGTACTGATGAAGTTTGGTTATACTTATTACAATGGAAAAATCCCTGGGGGGGAGATAATCAAGACTTATTTACTATGTATCGAGGTGCAACAGCAGATAATGAATGTCCTTTGGTGGTGGATACTTCAACTCCTAGCTGTGGTGACTCTCGTTTCGGTTGTTGGGTATGTACAATGGTTAGCAAAGATAAATCGATGGAGGCGATGATTCAAAATGACGAGGAAAAAGAATGGTTACAACCCTTGTTAGATATTCGTAATGAGTTAGACATCCGAGACGATCGAGATAAGCGTGATTTTCGCCGAATTTACGGAAAGGTAGAGTTATTTGAGCGAAATTTGGAAGGTACAACCTCGATCGAGCCAATACCAGGCCCTTACGTCAAAAAATGGCGTGAACATTGGTTAAGAAAAGTATTAGAAGCAGAAGTTAGTATTAGAAAATTTGCCCCCCCAGAATTTCAAGAAATAAAATTAATTACCACAGAAGAATTAAGCGAAATTAGGCGTATTTGGTTAGAAGAAAAACACGAATTTGATGATAGTCTTCCTCGTATTTATCAAGAGGTAAAAAATGAGGAATTTATTGATCCTCGAATTGGAGCAGGAAATAGTTTATTAGGGAAAGAAGAATGGGAAATTTTACAAGATTTATGTGAAGATGAAATGGAGTTAGAATTGATGACTAAATTATTAGATATTGAGCGTCAATATTTTACTAAAATTCGTCGTATTGGTATTTATCAAGCCCTCGAAAAATGTTTTGAAACTAGCTCCCGTTCTAAAGAAGAAGCGATCGCCAATGCTCATTATATTAGAGAAATAAAAAATGCCGCTAAACAGGGAGATGTTAAGACTTTACAACAAAAACTGACATGGGGAAATGTTAAATTTGCCCAAAAAGAAAACCCTAGTTAG
- a CDS encoding asparaginase, whose amino-acid sequence MTRLKRPPYSRLEVHLLREGIVESIHQGEVVVADDRGRILAVAGDPETVSFMRSSMKPFQALAVTSTGVMERFDLNDKDLAIVCSSHQGKIEQARQVFNILWRSDIEPSYLKCPIPEGKDSALQHNCSGKHAGMLAVCQQRNWDLDTYFHRSNPVQQLILNKVAELLCIPGAEIMTARDDCGVPTYALELGQMATLYAKLASGNSIDLERIVRAMTHHPTMVAGEGAFDTELMNLTDGMLVSKSGAEGIQCIGNIGQNMGLAIKILDGAKRAKYATAIHVLKQMGWITPTVAENLGDKFLRIDDYRRLEVAGELCLL is encoded by the coding sequence ATGACAAGACTAAAACGCCCCCCTTATTCCCGTTTAGAAGTACATCTCCTCAGAGAAGGTATCGTGGAATCTATCCATCAAGGAGAAGTAGTTGTCGCAGATGATCGAGGACGTATTCTAGCTGTAGCCGGAGATCCTGAAACCGTATCCTTTATGCGATCGTCCATGAAACCCTTTCAAGCCCTTGCAGTAACAAGCACTGGAGTAATGGAAAGATTCGACTTAAACGACAAAGACTTAGCTATTGTATGTAGTTCTCATCAAGGTAAAATTGAACAAGCAAGACAAGTATTTAATATTCTTTGGCGCTCAGATATTGAACCTAGTTACTTAAAATGCCCCATTCCCGAAGGAAAAGATAGTGCCTTACAACACAACTGTTCAGGCAAACACGCTGGAATGTTAGCAGTGTGTCAACAAAGAAATTGGGATTTAGATACTTATTTTCATCGATCGAACCCCGTACAACAGTTAATTTTAAATAAAGTAGCGGAATTATTATGTATTCCCGGGGCAGAAATCATGACAGCGAGAGATGATTGTGGTGTCCCTACCTACGCCTTAGAATTAGGACAAATGGCAACCCTTTACGCTAAATTAGCATCAGGCAACAGTATCGACTTAGAAAGAATTGTTAGAGCGATGACTCATCATCCCACGATGGTAGCAGGGGAGGGGGCATTTGATACAGAATTGATGAACCTAACAGATGGAATGCTAGTTAGTAAATCTGGGGCAGAAGGTATCCAATGTATCGGAAATATTGGTCAAAATATGGGTTTAGCCATCAAAATTCTTGACGGTGCAAAACGGGCTAAATATGCTACCGCTATTCATGTTTTAAAACAAATGGGATGGATTACTCCCACGGTAGCCGAGAATTTGGGAGATAAGTTTTTAAGAATTGACGATTATAGACGTTTAGAAGTGGCTGGAGAACTTTGTTTACTGTAG
- a CDS encoding CGLD27 family protein, giving the protein MTESTTFCPVPLEQQPLNEYQELAQSWFFSWVILPKWQFARKLTWVIILSLLICVPISAASFPPQETFFSFLLCSLLGSSFFVGFALVRLYLGWRYIGDRLRKTKIVYEESSWYDGQVWEKPPEFYRRDQLIFQYQVQPLLKKLQKSLILLLGLMGSGGITLWLIPN; this is encoded by the coding sequence ATGACTGAATCGACTACATTTTGTCCTGTACCATTAGAACAACAACCTCTTAATGAATATCAAGAGTTAGCACAGTCATGGTTTTTTAGTTGGGTGATACTGCCAAAATGGCAATTTGCTCGTAAATTAACATGGGTGATAATTCTTAGTTTATTAATTTGTGTCCCTATTTCTGCCGCTAGTTTCCCCCCTCAAGAAACCTTTTTTTCTTTTTTGTTATGTAGTTTATTAGGTTCTTCTTTTTTTGTGGGATTTGCTCTAGTCCGTTTATATTTGGGATGGAGATATATCGGCGATCGACTCAGAAAAACTAAGATAGTATATGAAGAATCTAGTTGGTATGATGGACAAGTGTGGGAAAAACCCCCAGAATTTTATCGTCGAGATCAACTAATTTTTCAGTATCAGGTACAACCATTATTAAAAAAGTTACAAAAAAGTTTAATCTTGCTTTTAGGTTTAATGGGTAGCGGTGGAATAACTCTATGGCTAATCCCTAATTGA